A region of Pseudomonas saponiphila DNA encodes the following proteins:
- the istB gene encoding IS21-like element IS1474 family helper ATPase IstB, with protein sequence MMPQHTLNQLHQLRLDGMARALEEQWTLPASHSLSFDERLGLLLDRELAWRDNQRLVRLRKKAKLKYANACLEDLDRRTGRALDERLIATLASGDWIRQQHNLLLTGPTGAGKTWLACALGNQACRQGYSTLYLRTPRLLEQLRIAHGDGSFGRTLQQLAKVDVLVLDDWALAPLEEGARHDLLEVIDDRAGSRSTILTSQLPIEHWHGWINDPTLADAILDRLVHNAYRLTMKGESLRRKKAEEQAAS encoded by the coding sequence ATGATGCCGCAACACACCCTGAATCAACTGCACCAGCTACGCCTGGACGGCATGGCCCGCGCCCTGGAAGAGCAATGGACGCTGCCGGCCAGCCACAGCCTGAGCTTCGATGAACGCCTCGGCCTACTGCTCGACCGCGAACTGGCCTGGCGTGACAACCAGCGCCTGGTACGGCTGCGCAAGAAGGCCAAGCTCAAGTACGCCAACGCCTGCCTGGAAGATCTCGACCGCCGCACCGGACGCGCCCTGGACGAGCGTCTGATCGCCACCCTGGCCAGTGGCGACTGGATCCGCCAGCAGCACAACCTGCTGCTGACCGGCCCGACCGGTGCCGGCAAAACCTGGCTGGCCTGCGCCCTGGGCAACCAGGCCTGCCGCCAGGGCTATAGCACCCTGTACCTGCGCACCCCGCGCCTGCTGGAACAACTGCGCATCGCTCATGGCGACGGCAGCTTCGGCCGTACCCTGCAACAGCTGGCAAAGGTCGACGTCCTGGTGCTGGACGACTGGGCGCTAGCCCCGCTGGAGGAAGGAGCCCGGCATGACCTGCTGGAGGTGATCGACGACCGCGCTGGCAGCCGCTCCACCATCCTGACGAGCCAACTGCCCATCGAGCACTGGCACGGCTGGATCAACGACCCGACCCTGGCCGATGCCATCCTCGACCGCCTGGTGCACAACGCCTACCGACTGACGATGAAAGGCGAGTCGCTGCGCCGAAAAAAAGCCGAGGAACAAGCCGCATCGTGA
- a CDS encoding peptidoglycan DD-metalloendopeptidase family protein produces the protein MSLTVIAQRIGISSFQRLMIGLVLSSLLVGCSSTKSSSVGVVERSNTAAPQRPTVTTGQYVVRRGDTLFSIAFRYGWDYKALAARNNIAEPYTIHPGQTIRFDGRTDAAPATVVTSTQSGASSSSKTTVIRRPVGAATAPTTAPASSTAAPAASKPAPAPATPAGPAPTGWGWPSNGVLIGKFSSNGSLNKGIDIAGDLGQPVLAASDGTVVYAGSGLRGYGELVIIKHNETYVSAYGHNRKLLVREGQQVKVGQTIAEMGSTGTDRVKLHFEIRRQGKPVDPLQFLPRR, from the coding sequence GTGAGTCTCACAGTCATTGCGCAGCGAATAGGTATATCAAGCTTTCAGCGACTGATGATTGGCCTTGTCTTGAGTTCCTTGTTGGTCGGTTGTTCCAGTACCAAGTCCAGCAGCGTGGGTGTGGTTGAGCGCAGTAATACCGCCGCGCCTCAGCGTCCGACGGTCACTACTGGGCAATATGTAGTGCGTCGTGGCGATACCTTGTTCTCCATTGCCTTCCGCTATGGCTGGGACTACAAGGCATTGGCCGCTCGTAACAATATTGCCGAGCCCTATACCATCCATCCCGGGCAAACCATTCGCTTTGACGGCCGCACTGACGCTGCGCCGGCAACGGTGGTTACCAGCACCCAGTCTGGTGCCTCGTCGTCGAGCAAGACCACGGTTATTCGTCGTCCCGTTGGTGCTGCTACGGCCCCCACAACGGCTCCTGCATCAAGCACCGCAGCCCCGGCTGCCAGCAAGCCAGCGCCCGCCCCGGCTACCCCCGCGGGCCCCGCACCGACAGGTTGGGGCTGGCCTTCAAACGGCGTTCTGATTGGAAAATTTTCTTCAAACGGTAGTTTGAATAAAGGCATTGATATCGCCGGGGATTTGGGACAGCCTGTTTTAGCTGCGTCTGATGGGACGGTGGTTTACGCCGGGAGTGGCTTAAGGGGCTACGGCGAATTAGTCATCATCAAACACAACGAAACCTACGTCAGTGCTTACGGCCACAACCGCAAGCTATTGGTTCGGGAGGGACAGCAGGTCAAAGTCGGACAGACAATTGCCGAGATGGGATCAACTGGTACAGACCGGGTGAAACTGCACTTTGAGATTCGCCGACAAGGTAAACCTGTAGATCCGCTGCAATTCCTGCCACGACGTTGA
- the fdxA gene encoding ferredoxin FdxA has protein sequence MTFVVTDNCIKCKYTDCVEVCPVDCFYEGPNFLVIHPDECIDCALCEPECPAVAIFSEDEVPEEMQEFIQLNVELAEIWPNITEKKEPMPDAEEWDGVKGKIKDLER, from the coding sequence ATGACCTTCGTCGTCACCGACAACTGCATCAAGTGCAAGTACACCGACTGCGTAGAAGTCTGTCCGGTGGACTGCTTTTACGAAGGCCCGAACTTCCTGGTGATTCACCCGGATGAGTGCATTGACTGCGCGCTGTGCGAGCCTGAGTGCCCCGCTGTAGCTATTTTCTCCGAGGATGAAGTCCCGGAAGAAATGCAGGAATTCATTCAGTTGAACGTCGAGCTGGCAGAGATCTGGCCGAACATCACTGAAAAGAAAGAACCGATGCCGGATGCCGAAGAGTGGGATGGCGTTAAAGGCAAGATCAAAGACCTCGAACGCTAG
- the rpoS gene encoding RNA polymerase sigma factor RpoS, which yields MALSKEVPEFDIDDEVLLMESSIDMDSMSNNEGATPPSVRAKSKSSASLKQHKYIDYTRALDATQLYLNEIGFSPLLSPEEEVHFARLSQSGDPAGRKRMIESNLRLVVKIARRYVNRGLSLLDLIEEGNLGLIRAVEKFDPERGFRFSTYATWWIRQTIERAIMNQTRTIRLPIHVVKELNVYLRAARELTQKLDHEPSPEEIANLLEKPVAEVKRMLGLNERVSSVDVSLGPDSDKTLLDTLTDDRPTDPCELLQDDDLSQSIDQWLSELTEKQREVVVRRFGLRGHESSTLEDVGLEIGLTRERVRQIQVEGLKRLREILEKNGLSSESLFQ from the coding sequence ATGGCTCTCAGTAAAGAAGTGCCGGAGTTTGACATCGACGATGAAGTTCTCCTTATGGAGAGCAGTATCGATATGGATTCGATGTCGAATAATGAGGGGGCAACTCCACCTTCCGTTCGCGCCAAATCCAAAAGCTCCGCATCACTTAAGCAACATAAGTACATTGATTACACGCGCGCCCTTGATGCGACGCAGTTGTATCTCAATGAAATCGGTTTTTCTCCATTGCTCTCTCCCGAAGAGGAAGTGCACTTTGCGCGTTTGTCGCAGAGTGGCGACCCGGCCGGGCGCAAGCGCATGATTGAAAGTAACTTGCGACTGGTGGTGAAAATCGCCAGGCGTTATGTCAATCGCGGCTTGTCGCTGCTGGACCTGATCGAGGAGGGCAACCTCGGCCTGATCCGGGCAGTGGAGAAGTTCGACCCGGAACGCGGTTTCCGTTTTTCGACCTACGCCACCTGGTGGATTCGTCAGACCATCGAACGGGCGATCATGAATCAGACACGCACCATTCGGCTGCCGATTCATGTGGTCAAAGAGCTCAACGTCTACCTGCGCGCCGCCCGTGAGTTGACGCAAAAACTTGATCATGAACCCTCTCCCGAAGAAATCGCCAACCTGCTTGAGAAGCCGGTGGCCGAAGTCAAACGCATGCTCGGTTTGAATGAGCGGGTTTCTTCGGTTGATGTCTCGCTGGGACCGGATTCGGATAAAACCTTGCTGGACACCCTGACGGATGACCGTCCGACGGATCCTTGCGAGCTTTTGCAGGACGACGATCTGTCACAAAGCATCGATCAATGGCTTTCCGAACTGACTGAAAAGCAGCGTGAAGTTGTGGTTCGCCGCTTTGGTCTGCGAGGTCATGAGAGCAGCACGCTCGAAGACGTCGGCCTGGAAATCGGCCTGACCCGTGAGCGGGTTCGGCAGATTCAGGTTGAAGGGCTCAAGCGCCTGCGGGAGATCCTTGAGAAGAATGGCCTGTCCAGTGAGTCGCTGTTCCAGTAG
- the istA gene encoding IS21 family transposase, translated as MAAPRVAMRNIKECLRLKFEAGLSHEKIARALQLSKGVVSKYIAAARVAGLDWPALVAMDEAALAAALFAPTSTNKPRGERVLPDVLSIHRELRRKGVTLQLLWEEYLAAHAGQPTYRYTQFVEHYRRYAQTLKRSMRQLHRAGEKLFIDYAGPTLPVVDPATGEVRRAHIFVAALGASNYTYACATPGETQVDWLTSLGQALTYFGGVPEMVVPDNPRALVAQPDRYEPGLNRATLECARHYQTVILPARPRKPQDKAKAEVAVQVVERWIMARLRHRQFFSLHALNQAIAELLEDLNRRPFKRLDGCRRDWFERLDRPALRALPVHPYEVATFKRCKVSIDYHIEVNGSFYSVPSALARQNVDVRLTAHTLEVLHGNRRVASHLLLGRRGAYSTQREHMPAAHQAHREWTPQRLLDWGARIGPYTRQLIDHQLTHKPHPEMGYRACLGLLSLARRYGNARLEAAAERAVHLRAFTGRSVRNLLQQGLDQQPLPQRAAETTLPGDHENVRGADYYQPPQQELFDDAATHPESTAPATPGRHGPRPGRAMDAAGQPQPELR; from the coding sequence ATGGCGGCGCCGCGAGTAGCCATGCGAAACATCAAAGAATGTCTGCGCCTCAAGTTTGAGGCCGGCTTGTCCCACGAGAAGATTGCCCGTGCCTTGCAGCTGTCCAAGGGCGTGGTTAGCAAGTACATCGCGGCGGCGCGGGTGGCCGGGCTGGACTGGCCGGCGCTGGTGGCCATGGACGAGGCCGCGCTGGCGGCCGCCTTGTTTGCACCGACGTCGACGAACAAGCCGCGCGGTGAGCGAGTGCTGCCCGATGTGCTGAGCATCCACCGCGAGTTGCGACGCAAGGGCGTGACCTTGCAGCTGCTGTGGGAGGAATATCTCGCCGCGCATGCGGGCCAGCCGACCTACCGCTACACCCAGTTCGTCGAGCACTACCGGCGCTACGCCCAGACGCTCAAACGTTCGATGCGTCAGCTGCACCGTGCGGGCGAGAAGCTATTCATCGACTATGCCGGGCCGACGCTGCCGGTGGTCGACCCGGCCACCGGCGAAGTGCGCCGGGCGCACATCTTCGTCGCCGCCCTGGGCGCCTCGAATTACACCTATGCCTGCGCGACGCCAGGCGAAACCCAGGTGGACTGGCTGACCTCGCTGGGCCAGGCTCTGACCTACTTTGGCGGCGTGCCGGAAATGGTTGTGCCGGACAATCCGCGCGCCCTGGTCGCCCAGCCGGATCGCTACGAGCCGGGCCTGAACCGGGCCACGCTGGAGTGCGCGCGTCATTACCAGACGGTGATCCTGCCGGCACGGCCACGCAAGCCTCAGGACAAGGCCAAGGCCGAGGTGGCGGTGCAGGTGGTCGAGCGCTGGATCATGGCGCGGCTGCGCCATCGGCAGTTCTTCAGCCTGCATGCGCTTAACCAGGCCATCGCCGAGCTGCTGGAGGATCTGAATCGGCGCCCGTTCAAGCGGCTCGATGGCTGCCGGCGCGACTGGTTCGAGCGCCTGGATCGCCCGGCCTTGCGAGCGCTGCCGGTGCATCCCTACGAGGTCGCCACCTTCAAGCGCTGCAAGGTCAGCATCGACTACCACATCGAGGTCAATGGCAGCTTCTACAGCGTGCCCTCCGCCCTGGCCCGGCAGAACGTGGACGTGCGACTGACGGCACACACCCTGGAAGTGCTGCATGGCAACCGGCGGGTGGCCAGCCACCTGCTGCTGGGGCGACGCGGCGCTTACAGTACCCAGCGCGAGCACATGCCCGCGGCGCACCAGGCGCATCGCGAATGGACGCCACAACGCCTGCTCGACTGGGGCGCGCGGATCGGCCCCTACACGCGCCAACTGATCGATCACCAACTGACCCACAAGCCGCACCCGGAGATGGGCTACCGCGCCTGCCTCGGCCTGCTCTCGCTGGCCCGGCGCTATGGCAATGCACGCCTGGAAGCCGCTGCCGAACGTGCCGTACACCTGCGCGCCTTCACCGGGCGCAGCGTGCGCAACCTGCTCCAGCAAGGCCTGGATCAACAGCCGCTGCCCCAGCGTGCCGCCGAAACGACCTTACCCGGCGACCACGAGAACGTCCGTGGCGCCGACTACTACCAACCCCCGCAACAGGAGCTGTTCGATGATGCCGCAACACACCCTGAATCAACTGCACCAGCTACGCCTGGACGGCATGGCCCGCGCCCTGGAAGAGCAATGGACGCTGCCGGCCAGCCACAGCCTGAGCTTCGATGA